AGACCGCGGATTCGATCCGCACCTGGGCGGCGAGTCTGGCGGGCATCACGCAGACGGTGGCCGACGACGATGCGCAGATCCGTACCGTCCTGCGGGACGGTCCCGGTTTCGAGCAGGAGACGTCGCGCCTGCTGGAGGGGCTCAAGCCCACACTTCCGGTGCTGTTGGCCAACCTGACCACCATCGGGCAGATCGCGGTGACCTACAACCCCTCGATCGAGCAGTTGCTGGTGTTGTTGCCGCCGTATGTCGCACAGATCCAGACATATGCGCCGACGAACAACCCCACCGGTCTGCCCAACGGTGATTTCTCGCTGGGGCTCGGGGATCCGCCCGCCTGCACGGTGGGCTTCCTGCCGCCGTCGGCATGGCGGTCGCCTGCGGACACCTCCGATGCCGATACCCCGGACAACATCTACTGCAAGCTGCCGCAGGACTCCCCGATCGGGGTGCGCGGTGCCCGCAACTATCCGTGTATGGGACATCCCGGTAAACGGGCACCCACCGTCGAGTTGTGCAACGATCCCAATGGCTATCAACCTTTGGCCCAGCGCCAGCACACACTGGGTCCTTACCCGTTGGATCCCAACTTGATCGCGCAGGGAATCGCGCCGGATTCGCGGGTTCGCCCGGACGACAACATCTTCGGTCCGCTGCAGGGCACGCCGCTGCCACCCGGTGTGACAGCGCCGCCTGCAGGGCCGCCGCCGGCCCCGCAGCCGCCGCCGAACTTCGCAGGCACCGGACCGGGGCCGTTGCTGCCGGGCCAGCCGATCTTTCTCGACCCGCCGGTACCGGGGCAGCCGCCCGCACCCGTACGCAATCCCGAGGCGGTCCCGTTGCCGCCCGCACAACTGCCGCAGGTGACCGAAGTGCCCGTGCCGCACGGCGTTACGCCACCGCCGCCGGCCACCGACGGGGGTGCCCCGGTGGCTGCGCCCAGTGCGTTCAACGGTGCGAAGCCGTCCGGGCCTGCGGTGACGGTCGCCAAATACAATCCGCGCAACGGTGAGTACATGGGTGCCGATGGCAAACTATATCGCCAGGCGAACCTGGTGGGCGGCGCCAAGTCATGGCAGGACCTGATGCCGAGCTGAACGTGCGTGTTTTCGAGAGGTTTTCGTTCAGATCTTCTTCATGTAGAACGGCATCCTGATCGCCGGCCACTGATTGCGGCCACAGGATCCGCTCGGTCCCAAGGTCTGTTCTTCACCGGTGTACTCGTCGGAGCCGAGGTCGAGATGCGCGTCCGGTCCCACCGGGTAGATCTTGTAGATCTGCAGCCCCTCGATGGGGGTGCCGTCGGCACAGTACCGCCACTGCGGCAGAACGCGTTTGACGTACCACAGGCCGCTTGTCGTGTAGATCGGCGCCGACCATCCTTGATCGCTGCTGACCGTGCCCGCACAGTTCGTCGGCGACGTGCACTGGGTGCTGACGGTCCACGTGTCACGTGTCGATGGTTGCTTCTCGTAGCGCTCGTTGATCTTGGCCCATTCGCCGTTGGACGATGTGGCGAAGGTGCCGTTGATACCCCATTGCTCATCGGCCGACGCGGTCGGTGCGCAGCCGAGTCCGACCACGGTCGCCGAAGCCAAGATCGCTGCTCTTGCAATCACTTTCCTCGTCGACACGGCCGCTCCTCGACTGATCGGTAGTGGCATTCTCAACGAGGAGAATAACAGTGTCGACCAGGCCGGTCACGGGCCTGGCGCGGATTCGCCGAGTTCGCCGTCGGCACTTGAGCAATCTTCTCGGAAATGGAGAATTCCGTTACCGGATGTGGCAGAGTGGCAGCGTGCGAGTGACGGTGATCGCGGCCGCGGCAACGGTACTGGCCGGCCTCTTCCCGGCGCCGCAGGCCAACGCGGGCCCGCAGACCTGTAACGACGCGTTCTGTGTGCCGGGTATCAATCCACATGCCGTTCTCGGGGCGCCGTGCAGCAACACCACGTACTACGTGTTCGGTGTCGACGCCCGCAACAACTGGGGTCGCCTGGTGTTCTGCGGTTCGCCGCGCCGCTACGAGCCAAGGTGGTTCCGGTCACCCCCGATGGCCGGTATCCGTGACGAGAACAGTTCGTGTCTGGGACAGTTGTACATGGTCGCGCAAGCGCCCGATGGTCTGTTCCTGACCTGTGTGCCGATGAACGGTGAGACGCTCTGGCGACGCGGAGACGCGTGAGCCCCGGGCGGGGGTTCTACCAGTTCCTGATCGAGCACAGCGCGCCCTTGGGGCCGCTGTTGGTCTTCACCACCACACCGTCGACCGCGAGTTCGCAGTGGAAACCCGGCGGTTCGAGGTTCGGGGCTTCGCCGCTCTGTACCAACACCATGGCCCAGAGGTCGGGATCGGCGAGCATCGCATCGAACACCCACGGCTTGTCGGGCGCGACATCCGCCTCGGCGCGCGGGCTGAAGATGTAGGGATTGTGGCTGTAATCGGAGAAGATCGCAGGTTCGGTGTCGCGATAGTAGATGTGCGCCCAGAACGGCGCATCCGCGGTCACGGTGTAGCGCACATGGTGTAGCACCGGGTCATCGGCCACAGCCGGTGCGGCCGTGGCCGATCCGCCGCCCAGCAGGCTCAGCGTGGTGACAATCGCCAGAGTCGACCGCATCTCACATCCTCGTCAGGGTGAACGGATAGGTGAGCGAACCGCCGGGAGCGCCATCGCAGCCGACGTCGAACGTGGAGACCATCTGGCCGGCGAGTGTCGTTGCGTCCCAGGTGTACACGTCATGGGTGGGGATCGTGGGGCCGTAGTAGATGTCACCGCACCGCAGGCCGAACGGATCGTCGATGACCATGGTGTACCGATTGTCGACCAGGGACGCCTGCGTCTGGGTGTACACGGCCTTGGCGATCGGCTGGGGAATTGTCTGAACCGATACGCAGTCGATCCGGCCGCTGTCGTCGGCCTCGGCGCATGGTGTGATCATCGAGAAGATGTAGGTGTGAAAGTCCCGGCGGTCCGGCATCTGCAGGTTGTAGTTGCCGAGCGCCATCGCCGCGGCGGGAGGCGCGAAAAGCGTTGCGGCGGCGGTGAGCACGGCGCCTGCCGCACCGACCACGGCGCACATCACGGGCGATCTCACGGGCACCTCCACGGCTCGCGGCACTGCACGGCTGACTATAGAACGAGATCAGATCTCGCTGTGGCGAATCCGGAATCTCGCCTTTCGTCCGCGCAGAGGAACATTCTCGGGTCAGCGCACCGGATCGAACTTGATGTGGACCTCGGTGAGACCGCGCAGGATGTAGGTCGGCTCATAGGTGTATCGGCGGTTGCCTGCCGGACCGTGGTGCTCCTCGTCGATCGTGATGTCGGCCATGCGGTCGAGAATGCGTTCGAGGGACACCCGGCCTTCGACGCGTGCCAGCGGGCCGCCCGGGCAGCTGTGCACGCCGCGGCCGAAGGCGATGTGCTCGCGGACGTTCTTGCGGTCGAGGCTGAAGGTGTGCGGGTCCTCGAAACGGATGGGGTCGCGGTTCACCGCGCCGGGGCAGACCATGAGCGTGGTGCCCGCCGGTACGTCGACGCCGCCGAGTCGCGTGGTCTTCTTGGCAAGGCGGAACTGGCTTTTCACCGGGGCGTCCATCCGCAGCGCCTCCTCGACGAAGGTCGGGATGCGGCTGCGATCGTCGCGCAGCGCCTGCTGGATGTCGGGCCGGTCGCCCAGCACGCGCAGTGACGCCGACAGCAGTTTGGTGGTGGTCTCCTGGCCTGCCGCGAAGAGGAACGTCGCCGAGCGCACGACGTCGATCACCTCGGGCGTCGACCCGTCCGGGTACTTCGCGGTGGCGAGCGCGGTCAACACGTCGTCCCGCGGTTGCCTGCGCCGATCCTCCAGGTAACGGATGAACTTGTCGTCGAGCCACTCCAGCGGATTCATCGCGAGCCGATCACCGTCGAGTGACCCCACGATGGCGCCGGGACGCGGGGCGCCCAGCACGTGGCGGAACTCGTCGTGATCCTCCTCTGGAACGCCGAGCAGATCGGCGATCACCAACAGCGAGAACGGTTTTGCGTACTGCTTGAGGAATTCGCAGCTGCCGTCGTCGATGAAGTCGTCGAGGCACTCGTCGGCGAGCCGCCACATGAAGTCCTCGTTCTCCTTGAGGCGCTTCGGCGTCAGCAGCCGGTTCAGCAGCGACCGTGCGTTGGTGTGCTCGGGCGGATCCATGGTGACCATGTGCTCGAACATCGGCAGTTCCTTGCGGTGCCGCTCGATCTGCTCGGTGATGTCGTCGCCCTCGGGCGTGAACGGCAGCGGCGGGAACGGCCCGCCGACGGCGATGCACGACGAGAACGTGTCGGTGTCCTTGAGGACCGTGGTGGCCTCTTCGAAACTCGTGACCGCGAGCACCCCGTAGTGCGGTTCCCGCACCACCGGACACTTGCTGCGCAGGTGGTCGAAGTAGGGGTGCGGATCAGGCACCAGTGACTGATCGGTGAAGTAGTCGACGGTATCGAAGTCTGACATCGCGGAATCTGACATCGCGGAATCTGACATGGTGCGCTCCTGACGAATTCGATGTGCGCTGCGGTGGGTTCGCGGCGGGCCGCGCCGCGGGAACGGAAAATCCGTAAAGTGCTGAGCACTTGCTTAGCATGGCGGTAGAGTCGTGGTCAAGATCACGCGTCGCCGCGACGTTAGGATTCGGTGGGCATCGCGGGCGACGTGACGTGCGGCTTTTCGGGAGAGGGGTGCGGATATGGCATCGGCGCGAAGGATCGGGGCGCCGGACGCGAAGAATCGCATCCTTCTGCTCGACGCCGCCGAACAGCTCATGATCGACGAGGGTTACGCGGCCGTCACCTCCCGGCGCGTCGCCGAGCGGGCCGGCCTCAAACCGCAACTTGTGCACTACTACTTCCGCACCATGGACGATTTGTTGCTCGCGGTGTTCCGCAGGCGCGCCGAGGAGGGGCTCGCGGCGCAGGCACAGGCGCTGAGTTCGGCGCAACCGCTGTGGGCGTTGTGGCGCTTCGGTATCGACCCGAGCGCGACCCGTCTGACGATGGAGATCATGGGAATGGCCAACCATCGCAAGGCGCTGCGAACCGAGATCGCCCGCTACGCCGAACGTTTCCGTGCGGAGCAGACCAAGGCGATGACCGCCGCGCTGGACCGCTACGGCGTCAACTCCGCCGACGTACCCCCGGTGGTGTGGACGTTCCTGGCGACGAGCGTGTCGCGGGTGATGGTGATGGAACAGGCCCTGGGCATGTCGGCCGGACATGCCGAGGTGCTCGAATTCTGTGAGAGCTGGCTGCGCCACATCGAGGGCGAACCGCTGCCGATCGAAGCCGCGGGCTGACCTTCCCCTGCCGAGCAGACACAAAACTGCCCGAAAACCGCCGAAAACAGGCAGTTTTGCGTCTGCTCGCGGGGAGAACACCTCAGAGGGACAGGATGGTGGCGGACGCGGTGCCGGGCGCGCCGTACACCTGCGCGAGCCCGACGCGGGGATTGCCGGGCACCTGGCGGTCGCCGGCCTCGCCGCGCAACTGCCGGACCAGCTCATGCATCTGACGTAGACCCGAAGCGCCGATCGGCTCGCCGTTGGCGATCAGGCCGCCGTCGGTGTTGACCGGGATCGAGCCGCCGATCTCGGTGGCGCCCTCGGCGATCAGCTTCTCCTGGTCGCCGTCGGCGCACAGGCCGGTCTCGGCCATGTGGATCACCTCGGCGCCGGCGTCGGTGTCCTGCAACTGCGCGATGTCGACGTCCTCGGGCCCGATGCCCGCGGCCTCGTAGGCCGCCCTGGCCGCGTACACCGTCGGCGCGACGTCGGACTCGGGCGGAGCCGAGGTGGCGTGCACCTCGTAGGCGCCGAAGGTCCTGGTGCGGATCTCGCTCGCGCGCACGTAAACCGGTCTGTCGGTGAACCTGTGCGCGATGTCGGCCCGGCACATGATCACAGCGGCCGCGCCTTCGTCGGGCGCGCAGAACATGTACTGCGTCAGCGGGTAGTTCAGT
This region of Mycolicibacterium goodii genomic DNA includes:
- a CDS encoding cytochrome P450, with protein sequence MSDFDTVDYFTDQSLVPDPHPYFDHLRSKCPVVREPHYGVLAVTSFEEATTVLKDTDTFSSCIAVGGPFPPLPFTPEGDDITEQIERHRKELPMFEHMVTMDPPEHTNARSLLNRLLTPKRLKENEDFMWRLADECLDDFIDDGSCEFLKQYAKPFSLLVIADLLGVPEEDHDEFRHVLGAPRPGAIVGSLDGDRLAMNPLEWLDDKFIRYLEDRRRQPRDDVLTALATAKYPDGSTPEVIDVVRSATFLFAAGQETTTKLLSASLRVLGDRPDIQQALRDDRSRIPTFVEEALRMDAPVKSQFRLAKKTTRLGGVDVPAGTTLMVCPGAVNRDPIRFEDPHTFSLDRKNVREHIAFGRGVHSCPGGPLARVEGRVSLERILDRMADITIDEEHHGPAGNRRYTYEPTYILRGLTEVHIKFDPVR
- a CDS encoding MlaD family protein; this encodes MLTRFVRTQLIIFTIASIVGVAVMLFAYMQVPTLVGLGRITVKLELPATGGLYQFGNVTYRGSQIGKVTDVRLTGTGAEATLSLDRSPKVPADLQAQVRSMSAVGEQYVELLPRTDSGPYLENGSVIPKSQTSIPQAVGPMLDQLSALVDTIPKDKLSQLLDESYNAFNGTGFDFGSLLDSASTITEDANGVSDQTRTLIEDSGPFLDAQAQTADSIRTWAASLAGITQTVADDDAQIRTVLRDGPGFEQETSRLLEGLKPTLPVLLANLTTIGQIAVTYNPSIEQLLVLLPPYVAQIQTYAPTNNPTGLPNGDFSLGLGDPPACTVGFLPPSAWRSPADTSDADTPDNIYCKLPQDSPIGVRGARNYPCMGHPGKRAPTVELCNDPNGYQPLAQRQHTLGPYPLDPNLIAQGIAPDSRVRPDDNIFGPLQGTPLPPGVTAPPAGPPPAPQPPPNFAGTGPGPLLPGQPIFLDPPVPGQPPAPVRNPEAVPLPPAQLPQVTEVPVPHGVTPPPPATDGGAPVAAPSAFNGAKPSGPAVTVAKYNPRNGEYMGADGKLYRQANLVGGAKSWQDLMPS
- a CDS encoding TetR/AcrR family transcriptional regulator, with the translated sequence MASARRIGAPDAKNRILLLDAAEQLMIDEGYAAVTSRRVAERAGLKPQLVHYYFRTMDDLLLAVFRRRAEEGLAAQAQALSSAQPLWALWRFGIDPSATRLTMEIMGMANHRKALRTEIARYAERFRAEQTKAMTAALDRYGVNSADVPPVVWTFLATSVSRVMVMEQALGMSAGHAEVLEFCESWLRHIEGEPLPIEAAG
- a CDS encoding thiolase family protein, with the translated sequence MTNDVAIIGVGLHPFGRFDKPAVQMGAEAIRLALRDAGVEWKHIQFGFGGSYEVSNPDSVTRLVGLTGITFTNVFNACATSASAIQQTADTIRLGKYDIGVAVGLDKHPRGAFTDDPAKLALPQWYARNGQFVTTKFFGMKANRYIHDHNISQKTLARVANKNFRNGALNPNAFRRKEIPVEEILASPTLNYPLTQYMFCAPDEGAAAVIMCRADIAHRFTDRPVYVRASEIRTRTFGAYEVHATSAPPESDVAPTVYAARAAYEAAGIGPEDVDIAQLQDTDAGAEVIHMAETGLCADGDQEKLIAEGATEIGGSIPVNTDGGLIANGEPIGASGLRQMHELVRQLRGEAGDRQVPGNPRVGLAQVYGAPGTASATILSL